Proteins from a single region of Chryseobacterium sp. T16E-39:
- a CDS encoding cytochrome-c peroxidase yields the protein MMKIRSILKIGLIIVGLFNTISCSDEVIEPLEKDEAYNLQFPSYFPEMTFDKAGNPVTKNGVELGRKLFYEGRLSRNNTISCGFCHIQENAFTHHGHNVSHGVDDRIGIRNAPPIQNMAFLKRYMWDGVIHNLNEQPIIPITDANEMDSSMPEVISKLNMDDKYKKLFKSAYGDENITGERVLKALSQFMVTMISADSKYDQYKQGKATLTSVEAQGMALFQQKCSTCHSGELFTDESFRNTGMYYNTQFKDAGRYRVTLDQMDWMKFRVPSLRNVEYTAPYMHDGRFYTLDAVLNFYSDNVEDNANLDPQLKQNGHVGIAMTTVEKQSIIAFLKTLSDKSFITNPKFSE from the coding sequence ATGATGAAGATTAGAAGTATACTGAAAATTGGGTTAATTATTGTCGGCCTTTTTAATACAATTTCATGCTCTGATGAGGTTATTGAACCCTTGGAAAAAGACGAAGCTTATAACCTGCAATTTCCATCTTATTTTCCTGAAATGACTTTTGATAAAGCGGGAAATCCGGTCACCAAAAATGGAGTAGAACTAGGTCGGAAATTGTTCTATGAAGGAAGGCTTTCACGTAATAATACCATTTCATGTGGTTTCTGTCATATCCAGGAGAATGCTTTTACCCACCATGGGCATAATGTAAGTCATGGTGTGGATGACAGGATTGGAATACGGAATGCTCCGCCTATACAGAATATGGCATTCTTAAAAAGATATATGTGGGACGGGGTAATTCATAACCTGAATGAACAACCTATTATTCCAATTACTGATGCTAATGAAATGGATAGCTCGATGCCGGAAGTAATTTCTAAACTGAATATGGATGATAAGTATAAAAAACTTTTCAAATCAGCTTACGGTGACGAAAATATTACGGGAGAAAGAGTTTTAAAAGCGTTATCCCAATTTATGGTGACAATGATCTCAGCGGATTCAAAATATGATCAGTACAAGCAGGGAAAAGCCACTCTTACATCAGTTGAAGCGCAGGGAATGGCATTGTTTCAGCAGAAATGCTCGACCTGTCATAGTGGAGAATTATTTACAGATGAAAGCTTTCGAAATACCGGGATGTATTATAATACGCAATTTAAAGATGCAGGTCGTTACCGGGTAACCCTGGATCAAATGGATTGGATGAAATTCAGGGTTCCCAGTTTGAGAAATGTTGAATATACGGCTCCTTATATGCATGACGGAAGGTTCTACACATTAGATGCTGTTCTTAATTTCTATTCGGATAATGTGGAAGATAATGCTAATCTTGATCCGCAGCTTAAACAAAATGGACATGTCGGAATTGCAATGACTACTGTTGAAAAACAATCAATTATTGCTTTCCTGAAAACATTATCTGATAAGAGTTTTATTACCAATCCTAAATTCTCTGAATAA
- a CDS encoding SCO family protein: MSKNKKTTQSSKSKIIIPIAVIAIIFLGVGFGMSYFKKSFYTVMKVPDFELTDQNNKKITNKDMLGKVYLVEFFFSKCPTICPVMNSNMKVIEEEINDPEFGIISISIDPLNDTPETLKKHADRIGVKSPNWHFLTGDRTYIGNLADQFNIYVGDKEDEGESLNHSGMIALVDQEGNIRCRYNKDNMPILYYSGLNYKDPEGKETELTGKYHPDRERLIEDIKKLLK; the protein is encoded by the coding sequence ATGTCCAAAAATAAAAAAACAACCCAAAGTTCAAAAAGTAAGATCATCATTCCTATTGCGGTTATTGCTATTATTTTTCTTGGAGTAGGTTTCGGAATGAGCTATTTTAAAAAAAGCTTTTATACAGTCATGAAAGTTCCCGATTTTGAACTTACTGATCAGAATAATAAAAAGATTACCAATAAGGATATGCTGGGGAAAGTATATCTCGTAGAGTTCTTTTTCAGTAAATGTCCCACCATTTGTCCGGTGATGAATAGCAATATGAAAGTGATCGAGGAAGAAATCAACGATCCTGAATTCGGGATTATTTCCATCAGTATCGACCCATTAAATGATACCCCCGAAACTCTGAAAAAGCACGCTGACAGAATTGGAGTAAAGTCTCCGAACTGGCATTTTTTAACGGGTGACAGGACATATATTGGAAATCTTGCCGATCAGTTCAACATTTATGTAGGCGATAAAGAAGATGAAGGTGAAAGCCTCAATCACAGTGGGATGATTGCCCTGGTGGATCAGGAAGGAAATATCCGATGCAGATATAATAAAGACAACATGCCGATTTTATATTATTCCGGATTAAACTATAAAGATCCTGAAGGAAAGGAAACGGAGCTTACCGGAAAATATCATCCGGATAGGGAAAGACTGATTGAGGATATTAAAAAGCTTTTAAAGTAG
- a CDS encoding superoxide dismutase, with protein MKIMKIAALSAVFAAQFAFAQFKQTPLSYAYNALEGSIDAQTMEIHYTKHAAGYVSNLNKAIAGTPQEKETLFQILSKVSTLSPTIRNNAGGHFNHELFWTMLTPVKNTQPSAKLLKAITETFGSLDAFKEKMGKAGAERFGSGWAWLSVDKNGKLFVSSTPNQDNPLMDVVEEKGTPILGIDVWEHAYYLKYQNKRADYLTAIWNVLNWKEVSNRYENAISKK; from the coding sequence ATGAAGATTATGAAAATCGCTGCCTTAAGTGCAGTTTTCGCGGCGCAATTTGCTTTTGCACAATTCAAGCAAACCCCTTTATCGTACGCATACAATGCGTTGGAAGGTTCAATTGATGCGCAGACAATGGAAATTCATTATACAAAACATGCTGCCGGGTATGTAAGTAACCTGAATAAAGCTATTGCAGGAACACCTCAGGAGAAAGAAACTTTATTCCAGATCCTTTCTAAAGTTTCTACTTTAAGCCCTACCATCAGAAATAATGCAGGGGGGCACTTTAATCATGAGCTTTTCTGGACGATGCTTACTCCTGTGAAAAATACTCAGCCATCTGCTAAACTATTAAAAGCGATTACTGAAACTTTTGGAAGTTTAGATGCATTTAAAGAGAAAATGGGTAAAGCCGGAGCGGAGCGTTTTGGTTCCGGATGGGCTTGGCTGTCAGTTGATAAAAACGGAAAGTTATTTGTGTCTTCAACTCCTAACCAGGACAATCCTTTAATGGATGTGGTAGAAGAGAAAGGAACTCCGATCTTGGGGATTGATGTTTGGGAGCATGCGTATTATTTAAAATATCAAAATAAGAGAGCTGATTATCTTACCGCTATCTGGAATGTATTAAACTGGAAAGAGGTAAGCAACAGATATGAAAATGCGATAAGCAAAAAATAA
- a CDS encoding heavy metal translocating P-type ATPase, producing the protein MGIATIGAFVIAQYPEGVAVMLFYAVGEVFQTLAVTRAKSNIKSLLDQRPDEVTVLKNGQPQTVKAETVGIGEIIQLKSGEKLGLDGELLSDSASFNTAALTGESKPDTKSKGDTVLAGMINLNTVSQVKVTTAYQDSKLSKILELVQNATAQKAPTELFIRKFAKVYTPIVVLLAICITLLPYFFVADYQFKDWLYRALVFLVISCPCALVISIPLGYFGGIGAGSRNGILFKGSNFLDALANIQNVVMDKTGTMTEGVFKVQEVDFKSEFDKNEILKLVNLLESQSTHPVATAIHEYVGEIDHSIPMENVEEIAGHGLKATINGKDLLVGNFKLMDKFSIQYDINPDNIVYTLIAVAYDKRFVGYLTIADSIKEDAQLTINKLKALNIKTTMLSGDKSSVVKYVADALGIQNAYSDLLPEDKVNKVKEIKAKNQTVAFVGDGVNDAPVVALSDVGIAMGGLGSDATIETADVVIQDDMPSKIPMAINIGRKTKQIVWQNIVLAFVVKGIVLILGAGGLATMWEAVFADVGVSLIAILNAVRIQRMKF; encoded by the coding sequence ATGGGAATTGCTACGATTGGAGCATTTGTTATTGCTCAGTATCCGGAAGGGGTGGCAGTGATGTTGTTTTATGCCGTTGGAGAAGTATTTCAAACGTTAGCGGTTACAAGAGCAAAAAGTAACATCAAATCATTGCTGGACCAACGTCCCGATGAGGTAACTGTTTTAAAAAACGGTCAGCCACAAACTGTAAAGGCGGAAACGGTAGGTATCGGTGAAATTATACAATTGAAGTCTGGTGAAAAATTAGGTCTGGATGGAGAGTTACTATCAGATTCTGCATCATTCAATACAGCTGCACTTACGGGTGAAAGTAAACCTGATACAAAATCAAAAGGCGATACCGTTCTTGCAGGAATGATTAATCTGAATACGGTGAGCCAGGTTAAGGTGACTACAGCTTACCAAGATAGTAAGCTGAGCAAAATATTAGAACTTGTTCAAAACGCAACTGCACAAAAAGCTCCAACTGAATTATTCATCAGGAAATTTGCAAAAGTATATACTCCGATTGTTGTACTTCTTGCTATATGTATCACATTATTGCCTTACTTTTTTGTAGCAGATTATCAATTTAAAGATTGGTTGTACAGGGCTTTGGTATTTCTTGTGATCTCTTGTCCGTGTGCTTTGGTAATTTCTATCCCATTAGGTTATTTTGGAGGAATTGGCGCAGGGAGCAGAAATGGGATTTTATTTAAAGGAAGTAATTTCTTAGATGCTCTTGCCAATATTCAGAATGTAGTGATGGATAAAACCGGAACTATGACGGAAGGGGTTTTCAAAGTACAAGAAGTAGATTTTAAATCTGAATTTGATAAAAATGAAATCCTGAAACTGGTCAACCTTTTAGAAAGTCAGAGTACTCACCCGGTAGCAACTGCCATCCACGAATATGTTGGAGAAATAGATCATTCCATTCCAATGGAAAATGTAGAAGAGATCGCGGGACATGGTTTGAAAGCAACAATTAATGGAAAGGACTTACTGGTTGGAAACTTTAAGTTAATGGATAAGTTCAGTATCCAATATGATATCAATCCGGATAACATTGTCTATACATTAATCGCAGTTGCTTATGACAAAAGATTTGTAGGTTATCTTACTATTGCGGACAGCATTAAGGAAGATGCACAATTGACTATAAACAAACTGAAAGCATTAAATATAAAGACAACGATGCTAAGTGGTGATAAAAGCTCCGTCGTAAAATATGTGGCAGACGCTTTAGGAATCCAGAATGCTTATAGTGATTTGCTTCCTGAGGATAAAGTGAATAAGGTAAAAGAGATCAAAGCAAAAAATCAGACAGTTGCTTTTGTGGGCGACGGAGTAAATGATGCGCCGGTCGTTGCTTTAAGTGATGTAGGAATTGCTATGGGAGGACTGGGAAGTGATGCTACGATTGAAACTGCCGATGTTGTTATACAAGATGATATGCCGAGTAAAATTCCAATGGCAATTAATATTGGAAGAAAGACAAAACAGATTGTTTGGCAAAATATCGTTTTAGCATTTGTTGTAAAAGGAATTGTTTTAATTCTGGGTGCAGGAGGGTTAGCCACCATGTGGGAAGCTGTATTTGCAGATGTGGGAGTTTCTTTGATTGCCATCCTGAATGCAGTAAGAATCCAACGGATGAAATTTTAA
- a CDS encoding TonB-dependent receptor plug domain-containing protein: MELKFTFHKTTKTIITVLVLFAQLYFSQSKDSIKEKGILPVTIYKKDFKEILPAQTLSGEQLERLNSQSVADALRYFSGVQIKDYGGIGGLKTVNIRSMGSQHVGVFYDGIQLGNAQNGVVDLGKFSLDDIEEISLYNGQKSEIFQPAKDFGSSGSIYLQPKTPIFYGKKKTNLILRTKNSSIDLFNPSFRLEQKISNRISASFSSEFIQSDGRYKYKYQKKNPDGSVANDTVATRYDSYINAKRFETSLNGTLNNGSWNIRGYGYVSDRGIPSAIVNNGFEPKGQKLLDKNYFVQGNFRKKIFPKFETQLKAKFAYDYTRYIDTVNVAETALKTDNKYIQREVYLSSSNIYSITPNWDVSANVDFQYNNLDSNLRLFSFPTRYTSLVAFATTYQWNRFKFLGSVLGTFIREDVELNSKSPDKREWTPSAFLSYQPFVAKDLTIRAFYKRIFRMPTFNDLYYTMIGNVFLKPEFTNQYDLGFTYQKQYDNKVLKRIYLKADGYYNKVENKIIAVPTTNLFRWMMTNLGDVQIIGADVNVQAELALGKVTLKPLLSYTYQSARDFTEKGESYYGDQIPYVPWHSGTFTMMADYKDWSFNYSFMYTGKRYDAQQNNIEYNAITPWYTHDLSIQKKFNWYSQQFKVSFEVNNTLNQHYDVVRNYPMPGRNFKLIVSYTL, from the coding sequence ATGGAATTAAAATTTACTTTTCATAAAACTACTAAAACGATTATCACAGTTCTTGTGTTATTCGCTCAGCTTTACTTTTCCCAGTCAAAAGATAGCATAAAAGAGAAAGGGATCTTACCCGTTACTATTTACAAAAAGGATTTTAAAGAGATCCTGCCGGCTCAGACACTTTCGGGTGAGCAGTTGGAAAGGCTTAACAGCCAGTCTGTAGCAGATGCATTACGATATTTTTCAGGAGTTCAGATCAAAGATTATGGAGGTATTGGTGGATTAAAAACAGTGAATATCCGAAGTATGGGCAGCCAGCATGTTGGTGTTTTTTATGATGGAATTCAATTGGGAAATGCACAAAATGGAGTTGTTGATCTGGGGAAGTTTTCGCTGGATGATATTGAAGAGATATCATTGTATAATGGGCAGAAAAGCGAGATTTTTCAACCGGCAAAAGATTTTGGTTCTTCCGGGTCTATTTACTTACAGCCAAAGACACCCATTTTTTACGGAAAGAAAAAAACAAATCTTATTCTTAGAACGAAGAACAGTTCCATAGATCTGTTCAACCCCTCTTTTCGTCTGGAGCAAAAGATTTCAAATAGGATTTCAGCAAGTTTCAGTTCAGAATTTATACAAAGTGACGGGCGATATAAATATAAATATCAAAAAAAGAATCCGGATGGTTCTGTTGCCAATGATACGGTTGCCACAAGATATGACTCCTATATTAACGCCAAACGATTTGAAACCAGCCTGAACGGAACTTTAAATAACGGAAGCTGGAACATTAGAGGGTATGGATATGTATCGGATCGCGGGATCCCTTCAGCTATTGTTAATAATGGATTCGAACCCAAGGGGCAAAAACTATTAGATAAGAACTATTTTGTACAGGGTAATTTTAGAAAGAAAATATTTCCAAAATTTGAGACCCAGCTTAAAGCCAAGTTTGCATACGATTATACCAGGTATATTGATACTGTAAATGTCGCTGAAACAGCTTTAAAGACGGATAATAAATATATTCAGAGGGAAGTTTATTTGTCATCTTCAAATATATATTCAATTACTCCGAATTGGGATGTTAGTGCCAATGTAGATTTTCAATATAATAATCTGGATTCAAACCTGAGGTTGTTTTCTTTTCCTACCCGCTATACATCATTAGTCGCTTTTGCAACGACCTACCAATGGAACCGGTTTAAATTTTTAGGGAGTGTCTTAGGTACTTTTATTCGGGAAGATGTAGAACTTAATTCGAAGTCACCGGATAAAAGGGAATGGACACCCTCTGCATTTTTAAGCTATCAGCCTTTTGTAGCAAAGGATCTTACCATCAGAGCTTTTTATAAAAGAATTTTCAGGATGCCAACTTTCAATGATTTGTATTATACAATGATAGGAAACGTTTTCCTGAAACCTGAATTTACCAATCAGTATGATCTTGGATTTACTTATCAAAAACAGTATGACAATAAGGTCTTGAAAAGAATTTATCTAAAAGCAGATGGGTACTATAACAAGGTTGAAAATAAAATTATAGCAGTTCCTACGACCAATCTTTTCAGGTGGATGATGACCAATCTTGGGGATGTGCAGATTATTGGCGCTGATGTTAATGTGCAGGCGGAATTGGCCTTAGGGAAGGTAACATTAAAGCCATTGCTGAGCTATACTTATCAGAGTGCCCGGGATTTTACCGAGAAAGGAGAATCCTACTATGGAGACCAGATTCCTTATGTTCCATGGCATTCCGGAACTTTTACCATGATGGCTGATTATAAAGACTGGAGCTTTAATTACAGTTTTATGTATACCGGAAAACGGTATGATGCACAACAGAACAATATTGAATATAACGCTATTACGCCCTGGTA
- a CDS encoding transporter has translation MKNIFLILLGLVMSPIAKAEPVKDSLYIPENNFNSIRLLEDDCDACGCAAGNGSSGFESLLNPQFIGIKYFAQHYKAKENLFVKDLTQDQYFNTIQLWGKVPITKKLSVYGSLPFQFHEKRTLQGDIRINGIGDLNLMGIYQLINSKDTSHQLNGGLGVKVPLGKFDEKGITGVNPSFQLGTGSWDYQMVLNYKYQKNKVAVIVNTDYTVKGENKKYYQFGNQWNYAATGFYQIHADKKVIFSGKAGLQGEVYDRNKQFNEDLPDTAGSALYGKVGFELSYSKWSLGSELMLPAYSNLAGGNIEAKSRFSVFINFGI, from the coding sequence ATGAAAAATATATTTTTAATACTCTTGGGTCTGGTTATGTCACCAATAGCTAAGGCGGAACCAGTAAAGGATAGTCTTTATATCCCTGAAAATAACTTTAATTCTATCAGATTGCTGGAGGATGATTGTGATGCGTGTGGCTGCGCTGCAGGAAATGGTTCATCAGGATTTGAATCTTTACTTAACCCTCAGTTTATAGGAATAAAATATTTTGCACAACACTATAAGGCGAAAGAGAATCTTTTCGTGAAAGACCTGACTCAGGATCAGTATTTTAATACAATTCAGTTGTGGGGAAAAGTTCCCATTACAAAAAAGTTGAGTGTTTATGGAAGCTTACCGTTTCAGTTTCATGAAAAAAGAACCTTGCAGGGGGATATCAGGATTAATGGAATTGGAGATCTCAATCTGATGGGAATCTATCAGCTGATCAATTCGAAAGATACTTCCCATCAGTTAAATGGAGGATTGGGAGTGAAGGTTCCTTTAGGGAAATTTGATGAAAAAGGAATTACAGGAGTGAATCCCAGTTTTCAATTGGGGACAGGAAGCTGGGATTACCAGATGGTTTTGAATTATAAATATCAGAAGAACAAAGTAGCGGTCATTGTGAATACTGATTATACTGTTAAAGGTGAAAATAAAAAATATTATCAATTCGGAAACCAGTGGAACTATGCAGCGACAGGATTTTATCAGATTCATGCCGATAAAAAAGTAATCTTTTCCGGGAAAGCCGGATTGCAGGGTGAGGTATATGACCGGAATAAGCAGTTTAATGAGGATTTACCGGATACTGCAGGAAGCGCTTTATACGGGAAGGTCGGTTTTGAACTGTCGTACAGTAAATGGAGCCTGGGAAGTGAGCTGATGCTTCCGGCTTATTCGAATCTTGCTGGCGGAAACATTGAAGCCAAATCCAGATTCAGTGTTTTTATCAACTTTGGAATTTAG
- a CDS encoding YHS domain-containing protein encodes MKHIFILTVLLSVSLFSCAQETPKVKHSKSMSTPTENLKNVKVVNAEDPVCHMKTADYLKFTSTYKNKVYGFCSASCKDEFNKNPEKYVQK; translated from the coding sequence ATGAAACATATATTCATTTTGACAGTATTGCTGTCGGTGTCCTTATTTTCCTGTGCCCAGGAAACTCCTAAGGTAAAACATAGTAAAAGTATGAGTACTCCTACAGAAAACCTTAAAAATGTAAAAGTGGTCAATGCTGAAGATCCGGTGTGCCATATGAAAACGGCAGACTATTTAAAGTTTACGTCAACTTATAAAAATAAGGTGTACGGTTTTTGCAGTGCTTCATGCAAGGACGAATTCAATAAAAACCCTGAAAAATATGTCCAAAAATAA
- a CDS encoding MbnP family protein encodes MKIYKFLSLFFIAFTLLAVSSCQNNDDDDNPQDTTPGNLQIKFENGFNNLGGIVLNQTTQTSSSGQKHQFSTLKYVVSNISLIDENGKEFKYNENNPDKGAFIIDQADAVAGIVYVNLTGIPKNNYKKVKFGLGISQNAYLLGMDGQAEFWNKAKAKGMSWSWAAGYVFVKLEGKYGTAAADKEFMNHTGNMGNVTANNTPNLYREITLDLPTTARVTGKIRPSIHILADLNQYLSGDTALTLDTNNDMMMGSSQHLVNVTNNLTKMFSVNHVHNDED; translated from the coding sequence ATGAAAATTTATAAATTTTTATCATTATTCTTTATTGCCTTTACTTTATTAGCTGTTTCTTCTTGTCAAAACAATGACGATGATGATAATCCACAGGATACCACACCCGGAAATCTTCAGATCAAATTTGAAAACGGATTCAATAATCTGGGCGGAATTGTTCTTAATCAAACGACTCAAACCTCTTCCAGTGGGCAAAAGCACCAATTTTCCACTTTAAAATATGTGGTGAGTAACATCAGCCTGATCGATGAGAATGGAAAAGAGTTCAAATACAATGAAAACAATCCTGATAAAGGGGCTTTTATCATAGATCAGGCAGATGCGGTAGCTGGAATTGTTTATGTAAATCTTACCGGGATTCCTAAAAACAATTATAAAAAAGTAAAATTCGGATTGGGGATCAGCCAGAATGCTTATCTCCTGGGAATGGATGGACAAGCAGAATTCTGGAATAAAGCAAAAGCAAAAGGGATGTCATGGTCATGGGCTGCCGGGTATGTTTTTGTGAAGCTGGAAGGGAAATACGGCACAGCCGCTGCGGATAAAGAATTCATGAATCATACCGGGAATATGGGAAATGTTACTGCTAACAATACTCCAAATCTATACCGGGAAATTACTTTAGATCTTCCAACAACAGCCAGGGTGACTGGCAAAATAAGACCGTCGATTCATATTCTGGCAGATCTTAATCAGTATCTAAGCGGTGATACAGCACTTACATTAGATACAAATAATGATATGATGATGGGATCAAGCCAACATTTAGTGAATGTAACGAATAACCTTACCAAAATGTTTTCTGTAAATCATGTTCATAATGATGAAGATTAG
- a CDS encoding Fur family transcriptional regulator: MKKHIEDKLIDKNTKPTSMRILVYDFLSSQEVALSLSEIEDYFENADRTTIYRTLKTFEEKGIVHSIQENTTTKYKLCDDDCDEKTHKDWHLHFYCKICKQTTCREDISFPQDVQANFRIDEIRLFAKGICESCLESLQ, encoded by the coding sequence ATGAAAAAACACATCGAAGATAAGCTCATAGATAAAAATACCAAGCCCACAAGTATGAGGATTCTGGTCTATGATTTTTTAAGCTCTCAGGAAGTGGCTTTGTCATTATCTGAGATCGAAGATTATTTTGAAAATGCGGACCGGACTACAATTTACAGGACCTTAAAAACCTTTGAAGAAAAAGGGATCGTTCACAGTATACAGGAAAATACGACCACCAAGTATAAACTTTGTGATGATGACTGTGATGAAAAAACACATAAAGACTGGCATCTGCATTTCTATTGTAAAATATGTAAACAGACGACATGCAGAGAGGATATATCTTTTCCTCAAGATGTTCAGGCTAATTTCAGGATCGATGAAATAAGACTTTTTGCAAAAGGCATTTGTGAAAGCTGTCTTGAAAGTTTGCAATAG